Proteins from one Xenorhabdus griffiniae genomic window:
- a CDS encoding manganese/iron ABC transporter ATP-binding protein: MNRSSLNHLSLFEHPHLIVDNATVTYNNGHTAIYDASFDITGGTICALVGMNGSGKSTLFKTIMGLVTPSQGKVTLNKQPIKAALKQNIIAYVPQTEDVDWNFPVLVSDVVMMGRYGKMGFLRRPSKRDHEIVNKALERVGLTDLRDRQIGELSGGQKKRAFLARALAQEGKVLLLDEPFTGVDVKTENAIIDLLRDLRDEGHLVLVSTHNLGSVPEFCDHVILINRTVLASGRTENTFTQKNLEITFGGVLRHINLSAPELHKDDDPRSLTVITDDERAAVFYGHDHHIPPRQNPKQKENQP; this comes from the coding sequence ATGAATCGCTCATCATTAAACCATCTATCGTTATTTGAGCATCCTCATTTAATTGTGGATAACGCCACTGTCACTTACAACAATGGGCATACGGCTATTTATGATGCCAGTTTTGACATTACTGGCGGCACAATTTGTGCACTGGTAGGTATGAATGGCAGCGGCAAATCCACATTATTCAAAACCATTATGGGATTAGTCACACCTTCACAAGGAAAAGTGACTCTCAACAAGCAACCTATCAAAGCTGCATTAAAACAAAATATCATCGCATATGTTCCTCAAACTGAAGATGTAGATTGGAATTTTCCGGTTCTGGTTTCTGATGTTGTAATGATGGGACGCTATGGAAAAATGGGATTTTTGCGCCGCCCCAGTAAGCGAGATCATGAAATCGTCAATAAAGCCCTTGAACGTGTTGGGCTGACGGACTTGCGTGATCGCCAAATTGGTGAACTTTCTGGCGGACAGAAAAAACGCGCATTTTTAGCCCGTGCATTGGCTCAAGAAGGGAAAGTTTTGCTACTGGACGAACCTTTTACTGGGGTAGATGTTAAAACAGAAAATGCCATTATTGACTTACTTCGTGACTTACGTGACGAAGGGCATTTGGTCTTAGTGTCAACGCATAACCTCGGCAGTGTACCTGAATTTTGTGATCACGTTATTTTGATCAACCGCACGGTGCTCGCCAGTGGCCGAACTGAAAATACGTTTACTCAAAAAAATCTGGAAATAACCTTCGGTGGCGTCTTGCGCCATATTAATCTTTCCGCGCCTGAGCTGCATAAAGATGACGATCCACGCTCACTGACAGTAATAACCGATGATGAACGTGCTGCCGTCTTTTACGGACATGATCACCATATTCCACCGCGGCAAAACCCCAAACAAAAGGAAAACCAACCATGA
- a CDS encoding transglycosylase SLT domain-containing protein — MKLKLRYIAVALLLSGCASQQVQQSDSNGQTTVKRMLDGNKAVFGSRKLTNRFKSTPFDGLIAQAAKRYGVDETLIKAIIQVESDFRPEVVSKSNAVGLMQIKASTAGRDAYRVKGKPGQPTTRELKDPETNIDLGTAYISILKKQHLEGISNPETLYYATIVAYVNGAGALLRTFDSNRALAINKINRMTPNEFYQYVQNNHPAPQASRYLWKVQNAYHSLGVTH; from the coding sequence GTGAAATTAAAACTCCGTTACATTGCGGTGGCATTGTTATTGTCTGGATGTGCAAGCCAACAAGTACAGCAATCAGACAGTAATGGACAAACAACGGTAAAGCGTATGCTTGATGGCAATAAAGCTGTTTTTGGTAGCCGTAAATTGACAAATAGGTTTAAATCCACCCCATTTGATGGTCTTATTGCGCAAGCTGCAAAACGTTATGGTGTTGATGAAACGCTCATCAAAGCGATTATTCAGGTGGAATCAGATTTTCGTCCAGAGGTTGTTAGTAAATCGAATGCAGTTGGACTCATGCAGATTAAGGCATCCACGGCTGGACGAGATGCTTACAGAGTGAAAGGGAAACCAGGACAACCAACAACACGTGAATTGAAAGATCCTGAAACCAATATCGACCTTGGTACTGCTTATATCAGCATTTTGAAAAAACAGCATCTGGAAGGTATTTCTAATCCAGAAACACTGTACTATGCAACGATAGTTGCTTATGTAAATGGTGCCGGGGCATTATTGCGAACGTTTGACTCAAACCGGGCTTTAGCAATTAATAAAATTAATCGAATGACTCCAAATGAGTTCTATCAGTATGTTCAAAATAATCATCCTGCACCACAGGCTTCGCGTTATTTATGGAAAGTTCAAAATGCTTATCATTCTTTAGGTGTAACTCATTAA
- a CDS encoding metal ABC transporter permease, with the protein MMELLLQPFSYNYMVKAMWVSTIVGGVCAFLSAYLMLKGWSLMGDALSHSVVPGVAGAYALGLPYAGGAFFTGMLAALSMTLVRHITRLREDAVIGFIFSTFFAVGLLIVSLNPTSVNVQTIILGNILGIADEDVLQVEIIIAVSFIILMVLWKDLLVVFFDETHARSIGLSPLRLKIIFFTLLSACTVAALQTVGAILVIAMVVTPGATAYLLTDRFKHLLIIAVAIGSLTSGIGAYVSYFLNGATGGVIVTIQTVIFLLAFFFAPKHGTLASRRRARKESLALIQEQRS; encoded by the coding sequence ATGATGGAACTGCTTTTACAACCATTCAGTTACAACTACATGGTGAAAGCCATGTGGGTAAGCACCATTGTTGGGGGTGTCTGTGCTTTCTTATCTGCTTATCTGATGCTAAAAGGTTGGTCACTAATGGGAGATGCCCTTTCCCACTCTGTTGTGCCTGGTGTCGCAGGTGCATATGCTCTCGGTTTACCTTATGCAGGTGGTGCTTTTTTTACAGGGATGCTCGCTGCATTATCAATGACATTGGTGCGTCATATCACTCGGTTACGTGAAGATGCGGTGATAGGTTTTATATTCTCCACTTTTTTTGCCGTCGGATTATTGATCGTTTCTTTAAACCCTACATCCGTGAATGTACAAACCATTATATTAGGCAATATTCTCGGGATCGCTGATGAAGATGTTTTACAAGTGGAAATCATTATTGCCGTTTCCTTCATCATCTTAATGGTACTTTGGAAAGATCTGTTGGTTGTTTTCTTTGATGAAACTCACGCACGCTCTATTGGATTATCACCGTTACGGTTGAAAATCATTTTCTTCACTTTATTAAGTGCCTGTACTGTTGCTGCATTACAGACAGTAGGCGCTATCCTGGTTATCGCAATGGTTGTAACGCCTGGTGCAACCGCCTATTTATTGACAGATCGATTTAAACATTTGTTGATTATTGCCGTCGCTATCGGCTCACTCACGAGTGGTATCGGCGCATATGTGAGTTATTTTCTCAACGGTGCAACTGGAGGAGTGATTGTCACCATACAAACAGTCATTTTCTTACTCGCGTTCTTCTTTGCCCCTAAGCATGGCACGTTAGCCTCCCGCAGACGAGCCAGAAAGGAATCTCTGGCATTGATTCAGGAGCAACGCTCATGA
- a CDS encoding metal ABC transporter permease has product MNTFIELITEPFMHEFMRRAIYAAIMVGAVCAVLSCYLVLKGWSLMGDAISHAVLPGIVLAFVTGIPLAIGAFLSGISCAFATGYLKEHSRIKEDTVMGIVFSGMFAFGLVLFTRIDTDQHLTHILFGSILGITQHELLQTLCIAGITLAIVLLKRKDFMLYCFDPNQARVVGLPVKLLHYGLLSLLALTIVASLQAVGIILVIAMLISPGIIAFILCRSFDRMLIVAMVASISSSVLGTIISFHIDGETGPCIVIIQAIFFAIALTYDQIKLACKKANKRSFEKISSQEVSIPEKSN; this is encoded by the coding sequence ATGAACACATTTATTGAATTAATAACTGAACCTTTCATGCATGAGTTTATGCGACGAGCTATCTATGCGGCCATTATGGTGGGCGCTGTTTGTGCTGTACTTTCCTGTTACTTAGTCTTAAAGGGTTGGTCATTGATGGGAGATGCCATTTCCCATGCTGTTTTGCCAGGGATAGTGCTCGCTTTTGTAACCGGCATACCACTTGCAATAGGTGCTTTCCTTTCTGGTATATCTTGTGCATTCGCGACAGGCTACCTAAAAGAACATAGCCGAATCAAAGAAGATACTGTCATGGGAATCGTTTTCTCAGGTATGTTTGCATTTGGGTTAGTCCTGTTTACTCGTATCGATACGGATCAACACCTGACACACATTTTATTTGGCAGCATACTCGGCATTACCCAGCATGAATTACTCCAAACCTTGTGTATTGCCGGGATCACGCTGGCTATTGTGTTGCTAAAGAGAAAAGATTTCATGCTCTACTGCTTCGACCCCAACCAGGCACGAGTGGTTGGTCTTCCCGTAAAACTTCTCCATTACGGGTTATTATCACTGCTGGCCCTAACAATTGTCGCATCGTTGCAGGCTGTCGGTATCATCCTGGTCATTGCGATGTTAATCTCCCCCGGTATTATTGCTTTTATACTTTGCCGGAGCTTTGATCGCATGTTGATTGTAGCAATGGTTGCTTCTATATCATCCAGTGTACTTGGCACTATCATCAGCTTCCATATTGATGGTGAAACAGGCCCCTGTATCGTCATCATTCAGGCAATTTTCTTTGCTATTGCACTGACTTATGATCAAATAAAATTAGCTTGCAAGAAAGCAAACAAAAGATCGTTTGAGAAAATCTCATCCCAAGAAGTATCAATTCCAGAAAAATCAAATTAA
- a CDS encoding inverse autotransporter beta domain-containing protein codes for MLSYIGKGIFFFLFLYTLIVPYTITSPFAESHLASEKIDTQKTDNKDNVNAWVNESSKKNLNSNIREKNRIKKNDHTADSNTPGVIAKNIQMAGKILSSSPSELAEQAKSYAIGQFNNTVSSGAQKWLSQFGTVRINFGLDKKGTLKNNSFDLLLPLYDNKADWLLFSQLGYRNKDSRDTINLGLGGRYFSQNWMYGLNTFYDYDLTGKNQRLGLGGEIGGDYIKLSANTYYRLTDWKDSRDFVGYYERPANGYDINGEFFLPAYPHLGAKLTYEQYFGDNVTLFNRDTKQKNPNLAKLGLTYTPVPLFTLGVDYKQGGSGHSETQFLANFNYKLGVPLSVQLAPENVAAARTLAGSRYDLVERNHHIVLEHQKKPIAQLSLPEAIVGYSHEQHEITVKLSSNDFVKQIHWTTNEDFEKNGGKLSSRVGHTIKITLPTYLSGDNQNNNYPIYALAELEDGLKSAPVAMRVIVRPFMLKKQERAYFTPAGPLPATGDKKDGYTFNPVITFDTAHGTPIKNTTISHVQWITDPKIGTDTGLQLLDWETSDAVALDENGHFKRKPVLISSRPHKNVKVYLQLNSQPPQLVGEVSFDKNHASFHVDKVEVLPAVPSQVANGSQTYTYSAVVLDSDNHPMRNQKIANVNWSKDKNHDGLIWTPLNGEITTDGDGKLTATLASTVEIKDVTVSLSIGGQQPVPAQSPVTFTADTSKYHIQEVSVAQPGTGSLVANGKDTYTYTAVIIDAQNHPVQNQKIANVKWSITQNGQDESHNKNLIFNHSGDTTSDAGQLTATLASIVEIKDVTVSLSIENQQPVPAQPPVTFTEDTQDYQVKGDILASPSGTLTADGVQKYTYTAAIVGIDGKLVQGGEIIHNATWKIEHPANPNAYGLVLDQSDKTIGSNGQLTATLTSIKAVQGVVVSLTVGKQPPVKAKPPVDFKSEQVSITPTPPSPILVDENYTLTVHVKDATGNNPEPNKKVNWTLKNPNQKGVTLSPTSSTTRSDGSATTTLTSTQAQTVTVEASVEGVETATSVDVEFKWPTIHKPTVAEKTGTVPADGDKDPQHAYHYTAHVVGADGKTPYTGQEIKFKWRLKSQAGGTPQNTWLSEKGEVTAQSDGTLKVQLLSSEKNPVVTGVIVCLAAVDEKSVEISETEQCADPVDFKKPSEFFEITHLKVDGFNSNNPLLGDGKNSYTYTATIIQKKGNQIQIPHDGYQIDAKWETNFKAEMYNNNPEWEIKSNNIVQNGQITAILTSNVGIGNITNNQVSNGLIVILSVPDGEKTFSKKADAVVFEPVTQKEAWLHVYSDKKPGGNLYKEQNRPYNTFQGLKGQLVDKLTGKPISQSNDTVEITGGQISDLGEQDPNNKGVIHFDFSSGKTTLEMTVEKPNYAKYRYNYHFDIKRFFVSSANIDLIGTDSDADCTGGASINGIKNITNMDLVDEDDSLTKEFPRSFDWGILDQFDSAGKVSVIVPSYNGSTKYLFDLRTDTIPQDQYGQGYLLCVYKPY; via the coding sequence ATGTTATCATATATTGGTAAGGGTATTTTCTTCTTTCTCTTTCTTTATACGTTAATAGTACCCTATACGATAACGAGCCCTTTTGCAGAGAGTCATCTGGCATCTGAGAAAATAGACACGCAAAAAACAGATAACAAAGATAATGTAAATGCTTGGGTTAATGAATCAAGTAAAAAAAATTTGAATTCAAATATTCGTGAAAAAAATAGAATTAAAAAAAACGATCACACCGCTGATTCTAATACACCAGGCGTTATTGCTAAAAACATCCAGATGGCAGGAAAAATCCTGTCATCTTCACCTTCTGAACTGGCAGAACAAGCCAAATCCTACGCGATAGGGCAGTTTAATAACACGGTATCTTCCGGTGCACAAAAATGGTTATCACAATTTGGTACTGTCAGAATTAATTTTGGATTAGATAAAAAAGGAACACTAAAAAACAATTCATTCGATCTGTTATTGCCACTTTATGATAATAAAGCGGATTGGTTGCTCTTTTCTCAGCTAGGTTATCGCAACAAAGATAGTCGGGATACCATAAACCTGGGATTAGGTGGGCGTTATTTTTCTCAAAACTGGATGTATGGCCTGAATACCTTTTATGATTATGACCTGACAGGTAAAAATCAGCGCCTTGGTTTGGGTGGAGAAATCGGGGGAGACTACATTAAACTTTCCGCTAATACCTATTATCGTTTAACTGACTGGAAAGACTCGCGGGATTTTGTCGGTTATTATGAACGCCCAGCCAACGGTTATGACATTAATGGGGAGTTTTTCTTACCTGCTTACCCTCATCTGGGGGCCAAACTGACCTATGAACAGTATTTTGGCGATAACGTAACTTTATTCAATCGTGACACAAAACAGAAAAATCCTAACTTGGCTAAATTGGGGCTGACTTATACCCCAGTTCCGCTATTTACCCTGGGTGTAGATTATAAACAAGGGGGAAGTGGACACAGCGAAACACAGTTTTTGGCGAATTTTAATTATAAACTGGGTGTTCCCCTGAGTGTGCAATTGGCGCCAGAAAATGTGGCAGCGGCGAGAACATTAGCGGGCAGTCGTTATGATCTGGTAGAAAGAAATCATCATATTGTGCTTGAACACCAGAAAAAGCCGATTGCCCAATTATCGTTACCGGAAGCGATTGTGGGATACAGTCATGAGCAGCACGAGATTACCGTCAAATTATCGTCTAATGATTTTGTTAAGCAGATTCATTGGACAACGAACGAAGATTTTGAAAAAAACGGCGGGAAACTCTCTTCCCGCGTCGGTCATACCATAAAAATCACCCTGCCAACTTATTTATCCGGCGATAACCAGAATAACAATTACCCCATTTATGCCCTGGCTGAATTGGAAGATGGCCTAAAATCAGCGCCAGTTGCAATGCGTGTGATTGTCAGGCCCTTTATGCTGAAAAAACAGGAAAGGGCTTATTTTACTCCTGCCGGGCCATTGCCTGCGACGGGGGATAAAAAGGATGGCTATACGTTTAATCCGGTGATTACCTTTGATACGGCTCATGGGACACCGATAAAAAATACCACTATCAGCCACGTTCAGTGGATAACCGATCCTAAAATCGGTACAGATACGGGATTGCAATTGCTTGACTGGGAAACATCAGACGCTGTGGCATTGGATGAAAATGGTCATTTCAAACGCAAACCGGTCTTAATAAGTAGCCGGCCACATAAAAACGTCAAAGTGTACCTGCAACTGAATAGCCAACCACCGCAGTTAGTGGGGGAGGTCAGTTTTGATAAAAATCATGCCAGTTTCCACGTGGATAAAGTTGAAGTTTTACCGGCAGTACCGTCACAGGTAGCCAATGGTTCCCAGACGTATACCTACAGCGCTGTGGTATTAGATAGTGATAACCATCCAATGAGAAATCAGAAAATCGCCAATGTGAATTGGAGTAAAGACAAAAACCATGATGGACTTATTTGGACTCCATTAAATGGTGAAATCACAACGGACGGGGATGGAAAATTAACGGCAACCCTGGCTAGTACAGTGGAAATAAAGGATGTCACGGTTTCACTGTCCATTGGAGGCCAACAGCCTGTTCCTGCACAATCTCCGGTGACTTTTACTGCGGATACGTCGAAATATCATATTCAAGAGGTGAGTGTGGCACAGCCAGGAACAGGTTCGCTGGTGGCAAACGGCAAGGATACGTATACCTATACGGCGGTCATTATTGATGCTCAGAATCATCCGGTGCAGAATCAAAAAATTGCCAATGTGAAGTGGAGCATTACGCAAAATGGTCAGGATGAGAGCCATAATAAAAATCTCATTTTTAATCATAGTGGGGATACAACGAGTGATGCAGGACAATTAACGGCAACGTTAGCCAGTATAGTGGAAATAAAGGATGTTACGGTTTCACTGTCCATTGAAAACCAACAGCCTGTGCCTGCACAACCTCCGGTGACCTTTACTGAGGATACCCAAGATTATCAGGTTAAGGGCGATATTCTGGCCAGTCCGTCAGGGACGTTAACGGCAGATGGTGTCCAAAAATATACCTATACGGCGGCTATCGTCGGTATTGATGGAAAACTCGTTCAAGGAGGGGAAATCATTCATAATGCGACGTGGAAGATAGAGCATCCAGCTAACCCTAACGCTTATGGACTCGTACTCGATCAATCAGATAAGACAATAGGTAGTAATGGGCAATTAACGGCAACCTTAACCAGCATTAAGGCAGTCCAAGGGGTTGTCGTTTCACTCACGGTGGGAAAACAACCGCCGGTTAAGGCAAAGCCGCCAGTAGATTTCAAATCGGAACAGGTGTCAATAACACCGACACCACCAAGCCCCATATTGGTGGATGAAAATTATACCCTGACCGTTCACGTTAAGGATGCTACGGGTAACAATCCGGAGCCTAATAAGAAAGTTAACTGGACCTTAAAAAATCCCAATCAAAAAGGAGTAACACTGAGTCCAACAAGCAGCACAACTCGGAGTGATGGGAGTGCTACCACAACATTGACCAGTACGCAAGCGCAAACAGTGACGGTAGAAGCTTCTGTCGAAGGCGTTGAAACAGCGACATCAGTGGATGTGGAATTCAAATGGCCAACTATTCACAAACCCACCGTTGCCGAAAAAACCGGCACAGTTCCGGCGGATGGAGATAAAGATCCGCAACACGCTTATCACTATACTGCGCATGTGGTTGGTGCTGATGGTAAAACACCTTATACCGGGCAAGAGATTAAATTTAAGTGGCGGTTAAAATCGCAGGCGGGTGGTACTCCACAAAATACCTGGCTATCAGAGAAGGGAGAAGTGACTGCTCAATCTGATGGCACATTAAAAGTTCAACTGCTTAGCAGTGAGAAAAATCCGGTAGTGACAGGCGTTATCGTGTGTCTTGCTGCTGTTGATGAAAAGTCTGTTGAGATCTCTGAAACAGAACAGTGTGCTGATCCTGTGGATTTTAAAAAGCCATCGGAGTTTTTTGAAATAACACACCTTAAGGTTGATGGTTTTAATTCCAACAATCCTCTCTTGGGAGATGGTAAGAATTCTTATACCTATACGGCAACGATTATTCAGAAGAAGGGAAATCAGATACAAATACCACATGATGGATATCAGATAGATGCTAAATGGGAGACAAACTTTAAAGCCGAAATGTATAATAATAATCCGGAGTGGGAAATTAAGAGTAATAACATCGTACAGAATGGTCAAATTACAGCCATTTTGACCAGTAATGTTGGTATTGGAAATATTACGAATAATCAGGTGAGTAATGGTTTGATAGTAATCTTATCAGTTCCAGATGGAGAAAAAACTTTTTCCAAAAAAGCGGATGCGGTTGTTTTCGAGCCTGTTACTCAGAAAGAAGCGTGGCTCCATGTATACAGTGACAAAAAACCTGGCGGGAATTTATATAAAGAACAAAATAGACCTTATAATACTTTCCAGGGGCTAAAAGGACAATTAGTAGATAAGTTGACAGGAAAGCCAATTTCCCAAAGTAACGATACAGTTGAGATTACAGGTGGTCAGATTAGTGACCTTGGTGAGCAAGATCCTAATAATAAAGGCGTAATACATTTTGATTTTTCATCAGGAAAAACGACTTTGGAAATGACAGTTGAAAAACCCAATTATGCCAAGTATAGATATAATTATCATTTTGATATAAAAAGATTTTTTGTCAGTAGTGCTAATATCGATTTGATAGGAACTGATTCTGACGCAGACTGTACTGGTGGTGCTTCAATTAATGGAATTAAAAATATTACTAATATGGACTTGGTTGATGAAGATGATTCTTTAACGAAGGAGTTTCCCCGTAGCTTTGATTGGGGAATACTTGATCAGTTTGATTCTGCTGGAAAAGTTTCAGTGATTGTGCCAAGTTATAATGGTTCTACGAAGTATTTATTTGACCTTCGCACTGACACGATCCCCCAAGATCAATATGGTCAGGGATATTTATTGTGTGTATATAAACCTTACTAG
- a CDS encoding metal ABC transporter substrate-binding protein, which translates to MNKKYSLSDFPIFNLILVLFTMALFSQQAHAEKTFRVVTTFTIIQDIAQNVAGDAAIVESITKPGAEIHDYQPTPKDIIKAQRADLILWNGLNLERWFERFFENMQDIPAAVITEGITPLPIREGPYNKNPNPHAWMSPKNALIYIENIRKAFVKYDPDNAEIYNRNAKAYAEKMAQLDAPLRERLARIPEEQRWLVTSEGAFSYLTQDYGFKEVYLWPINAEEQGSPQQVRRVIDTVRANKIPVVFSESTVSDKPAKQVSKETGARYGGVLYVDSLSTQKGPVPTYIDLLNTTVDTIAKGFNQ; encoded by the coding sequence ATGAATAAAAAATATTCTCTTTCTGATTTTCCGATATTCAATCTGATCCTTGTTCTATTCACAATGGCGCTATTTAGCCAGCAAGCTCATGCCGAGAAAACATTCAGAGTGGTTACAACATTTACTATTATTCAAGATATAGCCCAAAATGTCGCAGGAGACGCAGCAATTGTCGAGTCAATCACTAAACCTGGTGCAGAAATCCATGATTATCAACCCACTCCTAAAGATATCATAAAAGCGCAGCGTGCAGACCTTATCCTCTGGAATGGCTTAAATTTAGAACGCTGGTTCGAACGTTTCTTTGAAAACATGCAAGATATCCCTGCTGCAGTGATAACCGAAGGTATTACTCCTCTACCGATTCGTGAAGGACCTTACAATAAAAACCCTAACCCCCACGCCTGGATGTCGCCCAAAAATGCGCTGATCTATATCGAAAATATTCGTAAAGCCTTTGTCAAATACGATCCCGATAATGCCGAAATTTACAATCGTAATGCCAAAGCTTATGCAGAAAAAATGGCTCAATTGGATGCGCCTCTTAGGGAACGTCTTGCTCGTATTCCTGAAGAGCAACGCTGGCTAGTCACCAGTGAAGGCGCTTTCAGCTACCTCACACAAGATTATGGTTTCAAAGAAGTTTACTTGTGGCCAATTAATGCTGAGGAACAAGGTTCCCCACAACAGGTTCGCCGTGTTATTGATACAGTAAGAGCTAATAAGATCCCAGTTGTCTTCAGTGAAAGCACTGTTTCAGATAAACCAGCAAAACAAGTCAGTAAAGAAACGGGAGCACGTTACGGCGGGGTACTTTATGTAGACTCCCTCTCCACTCAAAAAGGACCGGTTCCAACTTATATTGATCTACTTAACACCACTGTAGACACTATCGCAAAAGGATTTAATCAATGA